In Zingiber officinale cultivar Zhangliang chromosome 11B, Zo_v1.1, whole genome shotgun sequence, a single window of DNA contains:
- the LOC122034850 gene encoding terpene synthase 10-like → MATRQAMSICDPSRRSGNYQPSIWTDERVQSLTGNSTVKREENRERINVLKEQTRNLIREKQQVAEQLQLIDHLQQLGVAYHFKDEIVEVLSRLHASLDHVSSQLKDDLHATALLFRFLRANGFSVSQDLFETFRDEIGNFEVRCENQIRGLLSLYEASYIEKEGETVLKEAMDFATEQLKEFMEEVSVPESGGLRDQVAHALQIPLNWRLERVQHRWFIEAFRGDDTINPLLLEFAKLDFNMVQDAYKSELRELSRWWSGLGLSEKLPFSRNRLTEGYLWTVGFTYEPDNRRCRLMDTKAICFITVIDDIYDVYGTLDELQLFTDVVDRWDLTAMDKLPEYMKLCFFALFNMVHEEGYWVMKEKGLDIVPGLKKEWGNLCKAYFEEAKWFHHVQTPKLQEYLENGWVSISNPIMLFNAYCMGKDLTGEALKKFPSYYHITRSCSTLARLYDDMGTSTDEIERGDVAKCIQCYMHEKGVSEEVARREIRELIRKYWRELNGSLGWDSPLEEYFKNIAINISRTAHFFYNDGDGYGKSDGETKSQIILMLFEPIQI, encoded by the exons ATGGCTACTCGTCAAGCAATGTCTATTTGCGATCCGTCGCGGCGGTCAGGGAATTATCAGCCAAGCATATGGACGGACGAGCGTGTGCAATCCCTCACGGGCAACTCCACG GTAAAACGAGAAGAGAATCGTGAGAGAATAAACGTACTAAAGGAGCAGACCAGGAATCTGATACGTGAGAAgcaacaagtagcagagcagcttCAACTGATCGACCACCTGCAGCAGCTCGGCGTGGCTTACCACTTCAAAGACGAGATTGTAGAAGTTTTAAGTCGTCTTCATGCTTCTTTAGACCATGTGAGCTCGCAGCTGAAGGATGATCTGCATGCCACGGCGCTGCTCTTCAGGTTCCTCAGAGCAAATGGCTTCTCTGTTTCACAag ATTTGTTCGAGACATTTAGAGACGAGATTGGAAACTTCGAAGTTCGCTGTGAGAACCAGATCAGAGGGCTTCTGAGTCTGTACGAAGCTTCCTACATCGAGAAGGAAGGAGAGACTGTGCTAAAGGAAGCCATGGATTTCGCGACTGAGCAGCTGAAAGAATTCATGGAGGAAGTATCTGTTCCTGAGTCTGGCGGTCTCAGAGATCAGGTAGCCCATGCGCTGCAGATTCCACTGAATTGGCGGCTGGAGAGAGTGCAGCACAGGTGGTTCATTGAAGCATTCCGTGGAGACGACACCATCAACCCTCTTCTCCTGGAGTTTGCTAAGCTCGACTTCAATATGGTTCAGGACGCGTACAAGAGTGAACTTAGAGAGCTCTCCAG ATGGTGGTCCGGGCTCGGGCTTTCAGAGAAGCTGCCATTTTCTAGGAACAGATTAACCGAGGGCTATCTGTGGACAGTTGGTTTCACTTATGAACCAGATAACCGGAGATGCAGATTGATGGACACAAAGGCAATCTGTTTTATTACAGTGATTGATGATATTTACGATGTTTATGGAACCTTGGATGAACTCCAGCTCTTTACTGATGTCGTCGACAG ATGGGACTTAACTGCCATGGACAAGCTTCCAGAGTACATGAAACTATGTTTCTTTGCACTCTTCAACATGGTGCACGAAGAAGGTTACTGGGTGATGAAGGAGAAAGGCTTGGACATTGTGCCTGGCTTAAAGAAAgaa TGGGGAAATCTATGCAAAGCATACTTTGAGGAAGCAAAATGGTTCCACCATGTACAAACTCCCAAGCTCCAAGAGTACTTGGAGAATGGTTGGGTATCAATCTCTAATCCGATCATGCTATTCAATGCTTACTGCATGGGCAAAGACTTAACTGGAGAGGCCTTGAAAAAATTTCCTAGTTACTATCATATCACACGCTCTTGCAGCACACTTGCTCGTCTTTACGACGATATGGGCACTTCCACG GATGAGATAGAAAGAGGCGACGTGGCAAAATGTATTCAATGTTACATGCATGAGAAAGGTGTTTCAGAGGAAGTGGCACGTAGGGAGATAAGAGAATTGATACGAAAATATTGGAGAGAATTGAATGGATCTCTTGGTTGGGATTCTCCATTGGAGGAGTACTTCAAAAATATAGCAATCAACATCTCTCGAACGGCACACTTCTTTTATAATGATGGGGATGGATATGGCAAGTCGGATGGAGAAACTAAGTCTCAAATTATTTTGATGTTATTCGAACCTATCCAAATCTAG